A genomic region of Chlorobaculum parvum NCIB 8327 contains the following coding sequences:
- a CDS encoding NifB/NifX family molybdenum-iron cluster-binding protein, which produces MKIIIPLDENNGLGSKVCEHFGSAPFYGIVETGTGAVEIIENANMHHDHGQCTPADAFATVGAGAVIVNGIGARAAARLQSLGIDIYMAAKAPTLAEAIDRFSNGLLQKVGPQKACEGHGCH; this is translated from the coding sequence ATGAAAATCATCATTCCGCTTGACGAGAACAACGGGCTCGGCTCAAAAGTGTGCGAACATTTCGGCAGCGCCCCGTTTTACGGGATTGTGGAGACCGGAACCGGAGCAGTCGAGATTATCGAGAATGCGAACATGCACCACGACCACGGCCAGTGCACACCTGCCGATGCGTTCGCAACTGTAGGTGCGGGGGCCGTCATTGTTAATGGCATCGGAGCACGCGCGGCGGCAAGGCTGCAAAGCCTCGGAATCGACATCTACATGGCTGCGAAGGCCCCAACCCTCGCCGAGGCCATTGACCGCTTCAGCAACGGCTTGTTGCAGAAAGTCGGCCCGCAAAAAGCCTGCGAAGGGCATGGCTGCCACTGA
- a CDS encoding bifunctional methionine sulfoxide reductase B/A protein → MTWNKLTPEEKYVIIDKGTERPFSGEYYLNKEKGVYQCRQCGADLFRSDAKFESGTGWPSFDDAIPGAVRQETDRDGRRTEILCANCGGHLGHVFFNEGFTSKNARYCVNSISLSFDPADKPAPTTEKAIFAGGCFWGVEYHFKKTPGVISTTVGYSGGHTDHPTYEEVCTGRTGHAESIEVEFDPSVVSYETLAKLFFEIHDPTQENRQGPDIGTQYRSAVFYQNEQQKKIAEALIDQLKSRGYDVVTTVEKAGEFWPAELYHQDYYEKTGHRPYCHIYQKRF, encoded by the coding sequence ATGACCTGGAATAAGCTCACGCCAGAGGAGAAATACGTCATCATCGACAAGGGAACCGAGCGACCGTTCAGCGGGGAATATTATCTCAACAAGGAAAAAGGCGTCTATCAGTGCCGTCAGTGCGGGGCGGATCTTTTCCGTTCGGATGCCAAATTCGAGTCGGGAACCGGCTGGCCGAGTTTCGATGACGCCATTCCGGGCGCAGTCCGTCAGGAGACCGATCGCGATGGCCGAAGAACCGAAATTCTCTGCGCCAACTGTGGCGGGCATCTTGGCCATGTCTTTTTCAACGAAGGCTTTACCTCGAAAAACGCCCGCTACTGCGTCAACTCCATCTCCCTGTCGTTCGATCCTGCCGACAAGCCAGCACCGACCACCGAGAAGGCGATTTTTGCCGGAGGGTGTTTCTGGGGCGTCGAGTACCATTTCAAGAAGACGCCAGGCGTGATTTCGACAACCGTCGGGTACAGCGGTGGCCACACCGATCACCCAACCTACGAAGAGGTGTGCACCGGACGAACGGGTCATGCCGAGTCCATAGAAGTGGAGTTCGATCCTTCAGTCGTCAGTTACGAAACGCTGGCCAAGCTCTTCTTCGAGATTCATGATCCGACGCAGGAAAATCGGCAGGGGCCCGACATCGGCACGCAGTACCGTTCGGCGGTGTTCTATCAGAACGAACAGCAGAAAAAGATCGCCGAGGCGCTGATCGATCAGCTCAAGAGCCGCGGTTACGACGTGGTGACCACGGTTGAAAAAGCTGGAGAGTTCTGGCCCGCCGAGCTGTACCATCAGGACTATTACGAAAAGACGGGGCATCGTCCTTACTGCCATATCTATCAGAAAAGATTTTAA
- a CDS encoding DUF134 domain-containing protein, with product MKCRAITEDPEHRAFGPFAAEHSDAEPLEMTFDEFEAIRLADVEGLYQEEAARRMQVSRQTFGNILASARQKLGQMLVLGRRLNVKGGNIMVSNEERKFGCAACGHSWSVPFGTGRPEACPSCSNENIHRLSPGGGFGGGRRGGGRCRGFRTGLQQHEGHGEGRGQGKGQGKGNGQGRMRRNREAGGEA from the coding sequence ATGAAATGCAGAGCTATCACCGAAGATCCGGAGCACCGGGCGTTCGGGCCGTTTGCTGCCGAGCACTCCGATGCAGAGCCGCTGGAGATGACCTTCGACGAGTTCGAGGCAATCCGGTTGGCCGATGTGGAGGGGTTGTATCAGGAGGAAGCTGCCCGTCGGATGCAGGTGTCGCGCCAGACCTTCGGCAACATTCTGGCTTCAGCCAGGCAGAAACTCGGGCAGATGCTCGTGCTGGGCAGACGGTTAAACGTAAAAGGAGGAAACATCATGGTTTCAAATGAAGAGAGAAAGTTCGGTTGCGCCGCGTGCGGCCATAGCTGGTCGGTGCCGTTCGGAACCGGACGGCCAGAGGCATGCCCATCATGCTCAAACGAGAATATCCATCGCCTGTCGCCCGGTGGCGGATTCGGTGGTGGTCGCCGGGGCGGCGGACGTTGCCGCGGATTCCGTACCGGTTTGCAGCAACATGAAGGTCACGGAGAAGGGCGTGGACAGGGCAAGGGTCAAGGCAAGGGCAACGGTCAGGGCCGGATGCGTCGCAATCGTGAAGCAGGAGGTGAAGCATGA
- a CDS encoding glycosyltransferase family 2 protein, producing the protein MKTTLFDIQPAVSIILPTFNRAPHLSSAIDSILEQSFTDWELIVIDDGSSDETFDVVDGYLRQHANIRYLKHRNRKVALSRNAGIQASFGRYITFLDSDDLYLPGHLESRFSMLESMPETDLLSGGFVCEGDPWVCDRHDVEKLVHVNDCILAATMFGRRELFIEIGGFRALDYAEDPDLWDRAAQRHRVLKIDEPATYLYRRSPDSITGTYKPAKS; encoded by the coding sequence ATGAAGACCACGCTTTTCGACATCCAGCCGGCTGTTTCGATCATCCTGCCCACGTTTAATCGTGCGCCACACCTCTCGTCGGCCATCGACAGCATCCTTGAGCAGAGTTTCACCGACTGGGAACTGATCGTCATCGACGACGGCAGTTCAGACGAAACTTTCGACGTGGTTGACGGCTACCTCCGTCAACACGCCAACATCCGCTACCTGAAGCACCGCAACCGCAAAGTCGCACTGTCCCGCAACGCGGGCATTCAGGCCTCGTTCGGGCGCTACATCACCTTTCTCGACAGCGACGACCTGTACCTGCCCGGGCACCTTGAATCGCGCTTCTCGATGCTCGAATCGATGCCGGAGACCGATCTGCTTTCGGGCGGCTTTGTGTGCGAAGGCGATCCCTGGGTTTGCGATCGACACGACGTCGAAAAGTTGGTACACGTCAACGACTGCATCCTCGCCGCGACCATGTTCGGGCGGCGCGAACTGTTCATCGAGATCGGAGGCTTCCGGGCGCTCGACTATGCCGAAGATCCGGATTTGTGGGATCGCGCCGCCCAACGCCATCGCGTTCTGAAGATCGACGAACCTGCGACCTACCTCTACCGGCGCTCGCCGGACAGCATCACCGGAACCTACAAACCAGCCAAATCATGA
- a CDS encoding secondary thiamine-phosphate synthase enzyme YjbQ yields MTYSDRIRLDTQGFSDIVDVTREVNRIIADSGLKSGIVTVSAVGSTASVTTIEFEPALVEDFREKLQQLFPSTERSRHSETWGDDNGFSHMRASFMGPAVTLPVSGGEPVLGTWQQIVFIDHDNRPRSREIFVQLVGEP; encoded by the coding sequence ATGACCTACAGCGACCGCATACGGCTTGACACGCAGGGTTTTTCCGACATCGTCGATGTGACTCGTGAAGTCAATCGCATCATCGCCGACTCGGGCCTGAAGAGCGGCATCGTCACAGTATCGGCTGTTGGATCGACCGCTTCCGTAACGACGATAGAGTTCGAACCGGCGCTTGTCGAGGATTTCCGCGAGAAGCTCCAGCAGCTCTTTCCGAGCACCGAGCGCAGCCGCCACTCGGAGACCTGGGGCGACGACAACGGCTTCTCGCACATGCGTGCCTCGTTCATGGGTCCAGCCGTCACGCTGCCGGTCAGCGGCGGCGAACCGGTGCTCGGCACCTGGCAGCAGATCGTCTTCATCGACCACGACAACCGGCCGCGCAGCCGCGAAATTTTCGTGCAGCTTGTCGGCGAACCCTGA
- a CDS encoding LOG family protein yields MIRSVTVYCSSSNLAPEPYFSQAEALGRGLAERKIDVVFGGGNVGLMGHTADAALKAGGTVKGIIPRFLEEREVAHSGLTELHVVETMHQRKMLLTDWADAFVILPGGLGTLDELMEILTWKHLGQHHKPIILLNTEGFWDQLLQFFERIAADRMVKPGYENYYEVCNSASDVLALIDRQNTNA; encoded by the coding sequence ATGATCCGTTCCGTCACCGTCTATTGCAGCTCCAGCAACCTCGCGCCCGAACCCTACTTCAGCCAGGCCGAAGCGCTTGGCCGCGGACTTGCCGAGCGGAAGATCGATGTGGTCTTCGGTGGCGGAAACGTCGGGCTGATGGGCCACACCGCTGACGCAGCTCTGAAGGCTGGCGGCACGGTGAAAGGCATCATCCCGCGCTTCCTCGAAGAGCGCGAGGTGGCTCACTCCGGACTGACCGAGCTGCACGTGGTCGAAACCATGCACCAGCGCAAAATGCTGCTCACCGACTGGGCGGACGCCTTCGTGATTTTACCGGGCGGACTCGGCACGCTCGACGAGCTGATGGAAATCCTCACCTGGAAGCACCTCGGCCAGCACCACAAACCGATCATCCTGCTCAACACGGAAGGCTTCTGGGATCAGCTTTTACAATTCTTCGAACGAATCGCTGCCGACCGGATGGTCAAGCCCGGTTACGAAAACTACTACGAAGTCTGCAACTCTGCCAGCGACGTGCTCGCGCTGATCGACCGGCAAAACACCAACGCCTGA
- a CDS encoding zinc-dependent alcohol dehydrogenase family protein, with product MRAMLLERITDLHVEAEPLVFREVPVPEPQRGELLLRVGACGVCHTELDEIEGRTSPPRFPVILGHQVVGRVVACGDGVAGIEIGSRRGVAWIFSSCGHCSLCLSGNENLCPEFRATGRDADGGYAEYMTVLADFTYPVPDVFTDAEAAPLLCGGAIGYRSLMLANLRDGQILGLTGFGASGHQVLKLSRYLFPKSPVFVFARSEKDREFALSLGADWVGEITADPPEPCDSIIDTTPAWLPVLSALERLRPGGRLVINAIRKESRDNDLLAGISYERHLWMEKEIKSVANITRADVSAFLDIAARMGLKPEVRCYPLEEANRALLDLRHGRAKGAAVLIP from the coding sequence ATGCGTGCGATGTTGCTTGAGCGGATTACCGATCTGCATGTGGAAGCGGAGCCGTTGGTGTTTCGTGAGGTGCCAGTGCCCGAGCCGCAACGGGGCGAACTGCTGCTTCGGGTGGGCGCGTGTGGCGTTTGTCATACGGAGCTCGATGAGATCGAGGGGCGGACGTCACCGCCACGCTTTCCGGTCATCCTCGGACACCAAGTTGTAGGGCGCGTCGTCGCTTGCGGCGATGGCGTCGCAGGCATCGAGATCGGCAGCCGCCGCGGCGTGGCTTGGATTTTCTCCTCGTGCGGCCACTGTTCGCTCTGCCTTTCAGGCAACGAAAACCTCTGCCCGGAGTTCCGTGCGACCGGGCGCGATGCTGACGGTGGCTATGCCGAGTATATGACTGTGCTCGCGGATTTTACCTATCCCGTTCCCGACGTGTTTACCGATGCCGAAGCAGCGCCGCTTTTGTGTGGTGGTGCGATTGGCTATCGCTCGCTGATGCTCGCAAATCTCCGCGATGGCCAGATTCTCGGCCTGACCGGCTTTGGCGCTTCGGGCCATCAGGTGCTCAAACTTTCTCGTTACCTCTTTCCCAAATCTCCGGTTTTTGTCTTCGCTCGTAGCGAAAAGGATCGTGAGTTCGCCCTCTCGCTCGGCGCGGACTGGGTTGGGGAAATCACCGCCGATCCGCCGGAACCGTGCGATTCCATTATCGACACGACGCCCGCCTGGTTGCCGGTGCTCTCGGCACTCGAACGGCTGCGGCCCGGCGGACGGCTCGTCATTAACGCTATCCGCAAGGAGTCGCGTGATAACGATCTGCTCGCAGGCATTTCCTACGAACGCCACCTCTGGATGGAAAAGGAGATCAAAAGCGTGGCCAACATTACGCGAGCCGATGTGTCGGCATTTCTCGATATCGCAGCCCGGATGGGGCTGAAGCCCGAGGTGCGGTGCTATCCGCTCGAAGAGGCCAATCGCGCGTTGCTCGACCTGCGTCACGGCAGAGCCAAAGGCGCGGCGGTGCTCATTCCGTAA